AGGTTCAACTGCCACGGGCCCTGGGTGTAGCCGAGCCCCAGGGTGCCCTTGTGGCGCGACGAGAACGGCACCTGGTTGCCCTTGTTCGGCCCATCCTCACGAATGGTGGCGTCGACGAAGGCGTAGCCGGCATGCACGTCGAAACCGGCCAGGGCCGGGCTCAGGCCGTCGAGGGCGTAGCGCAGGCTGGTCTCGATGCCCTGGTGGCGGGTTTCACCGCGGGCGATCACCGAGTCGTTGGTCTGGTTGCTCTCGTACTGGTTGTCGAAATTGATCAGAAACGCGCCGATCTCCGCTTGCAGGTCGCCATTGTCGTAGCGGGTGCCCACCTCCCAGGTACGCGCTTTTTCCGGCTTCACCTCGCCACTGCTGACCCGGTTGGGCATCTGGCTGTACTGCACGCTGCCGAACGAGCCTTCGGTGTTGGCGTACAGGTTCCAGTTGTCGGTCAGGTGGTACATCACGTTCAGCGCCGGCAGCGCGGTGTTGTAGCTGCCCTGGTAGCGCTGGCCGCTGAGCTTGTTGCTCTGCTCGGAGTCGATCATCTCGTAGCGGATGCCCGGGGTGATGGTCCAGCGGCCGATGTCGATGCGATCGTCCAGGTAGAGGGCGTGGGCCTCGGTGCTGCCGCGGGTGTCGCGGTCGTTGCGGCTGTTGGTGGTGGGCAGCCGGTTGGCGTTGCTCGGCTCGCGGTAGCGCAGTTCGTGGCCGGCTTCGTTGACGTAGCGGTAGCCGATGCCCAGCTCGTGCCAGCTGTCGCCCAGGGCCAGGCCCTGGGAGAAGCGGGTCTCGATACCGCGCACCCAGTACTCGCGGGGCGACAGCGAGACGAAGCTGCCCTGGTCGAGGTAGCCGCTGCGCAGGGTCTTGGTGAAGAAGCTGTTGACGCTGAACTGGCGGTCGTCCTGCTGGTAGTCGTAGCCGAAGTTGAACAGCGTGCGGCGGCCCCAGAACTTGTCCTTCAAGCGGGTCGACTGGTACGGGTCGGCGTCGAAGTCGGCCGCGCTCAGGCCACCGGGCATCTGGGCTTCGCCCTCGTAGTACTGGGCCATGGCGTGCAGGCTGTTGGCCTCGTCCAGTTGCAGCTTGCCCTTGAGCATCAGGTCGTCGATCTGCGTGTCGCTGTGTTCGCGCCAGTCGCTGCCCCGGCTGCCGGAGTAGAGCAGGGCGCCGCCCAGGCCGTTGGCGTTGGTGCCGCCGATCAGCAGGTTGGCGCTGTTCTTCAGGCCATCCTGGCTCGAAGACGGGCTGATCTGGTTCTGCATCGCCGCCTTGAAGGTGGCCTGTTCGGGGATGGCGCGGGTGACGAAGTTGACGATGCCGCCGACGTTCTGCGGGCCATAGCGTACCGCGCCGCCGCCGCGCACCACGTCCACCGCGTCCATGTTACCCAGGCTGATCGGCGCCAACGACAGCTGCGGCTGGCCGTAGGGGGCGAAGGGCACCGGGATGCCGTCCATCAGCACGGTGGAGCGCGAGGCCAGGCGCGGGTTGAGGCCGCGGATACCGAAGTTCAGCGCCAGGTCGTGGCTGCCGGTGCCGTTGTTTTCCGGAGCGTTGACCCCGGGAATGCGGTTGAGCACTTCGCGGGCATTGGCGGCGCCGCTGCGCTCGAACTGCTCGCGGCGCACCACGTCGCGGGCGCCGGGGTGATCGAAGACGTTGTCCTGGCGCGCCTCGCCCAGCCAGTCGCCGACCACGGTCGAGGCGCCCAGCTCGACGGCGGTGCCGTTGCCGCCAGTGGGCAGCGGTTGCAGGCTGTAGGCGTTGTCGGTTTCCTGGCGGGCTTGCAGGCCGCTGCCACGCAGCAGGGTGTCGAGGCCCTGGCCGATTTCGTATTGCCCCTCCAGGCCCGGACTGTTCAGGCCCTGGGTGATGGCCGGGCTGAACGAGATCAGCGCGCCGCTTTCGCGGCCGAACTGGTTCAGGGCCTGTTCCAGGGTGCCGGGGGCGATGTGGTAGTCGCGGGGGGCGGCCAGGGCGATCGGCGCGGCGAGGATCAGGGCGTAGGCGAGGGAGCTGGGGTGCATGTGGCGCAAGTCCTGTGACAAGGGGTTCTGCCTTCTCTGTCACGCGAGGTTCGGGAAATGGCTCAGGCGGATTAAACATTTTTTGCATCACGCGCTCGGTAGGAGCCAGCCTTGCTGGCGAACCGAGCCAACGCAGGGATCCGTGCGTGGAGCTGTTCGCCAGCAAGGCTGGCTCCTACAGGGGGAGGCCGCGCCTGTTCAACTGGTGGCGGCTTCC
The window above is part of the Pseudomonas muyukensis genome. Proteins encoded here:
- the fecA gene encoding TonB-dependent Fe(3+) dicitrate receptor FecA, translated to MHPSSLAYALILAAPIALAAPRDYHIAPGTLEQALNQFGRESGALISFSPAITQGLNSPGLEGQYEIGQGLDTLLRGSGLQARQETDNAYSLQPLPTGGNGTAVELGASTVVGDWLGEARQDNVFDHPGARDVVRREQFERSGAANAREVLNRIPGVNAPENNGTGSHDLALNFGIRGLNPRLASRSTVLMDGIPVPFAPYGQPQLSLAPISLGNMDAVDVVRGGGAVRYGPQNVGGIVNFVTRAIPEQATFKAAMQNQISPSSSQDGLKNSANLLIGGTNANGLGGALLYSGSRGSDWREHSDTQIDDLMLKGKLQLDEANSLHAMAQYYEGEAQMPGGLSAADFDADPYQSTRLKDKFWGRRTLFNFGYDYQQDDRQFSVNSFFTKTLRSGYLDQGSFVSLSPREYWVRGIETRFSQGLALGDSWHELGIGYRYVNEAGHELRYREPSNANRLPTTNSRNDRDTRGSTEAHALYLDDRIDIGRWTITPGIRYEMIDSEQSNKLSGQRYQGSYNTALPALNVMYHLTDNWNLYANTEGSFGSVQYSQMPNRVSSGEVKPEKARTWEVGTRYDNGDLQAEIGAFLINFDNQYESNQTNDSVIARGETRHQGIETSLRYALDGLSPALAGFDVHAGYAFVDATIREDGPNKGNQVPFSSRHKGTLGLGYTQGPWQLNLDSSFQSSQYADNANTGAESADGSTGRIPGYMLVSTRAGYDFGPQLSNLKVAVGVKNLFNREYYTRSFDDNNKGKYVGEPRTLYLQTSVEF